TGTTAGGCGCAATGCATTTCAtataaagcttttgacaaggtcatAAGTTTCCAGATGATAGTAAAATTTGTGATGTAGTGGAAAGCGAAGGAGGTTACCTAAAATTAAAATGGGATCTTGAATGACTGGGCCAGTGAGCTGaggaatggcagattgagtttaattcAGGAGCTGCCTTTTCGTAAGACAAACCAGGGCAGGACCTACATAATAAATGGTTGTGTCCTGAAGAGTGTATAAGAAAATAATTCTAAGGATTCGGGTACTTTGTTCTTTGAAAATGGAGACAAATGTAGACAGGGTAGTGAAGAATACGCtgacatgcttgcttttatcagTGCAGGAGTAGGGATATCACACTACAgatgtacaaggtattggtaaggctACTCTGCACAGTTGCAGTCACACTGCAATAGGAAGGGTATTATTAAACCAAAGAGGGTGTGAAGTAAAATGTACAAGGGCATTACTGAAACTGGAGGCCTTGGGCTAGAAGGAACAGTTGGATAGTCTAGGACTTTTTACCCTGGAACGTAGGATGCTGAGGATAACCTTGTGgagatttataaaatcacaaggaGCATAGATAAAATGAATAGTCAAACTTTCCCCATAGTCAAGATCTTCTCTCCACAGTCAGTCTTctttccatagtcaaagtcatcTCTCCATTGTCAAAGACTTCTCCCCAATAGTCAAAGTCTtctccccagggtaggggagtccaaaactagaggacataagtGGTCTCCCCTTGTGGACTTAAGTTCAAAACGCTATTTGCTTGcggttattgtttgcatgatttgagtTGTGCTTTTTATCCCcgtttctctgcacattggggtgTCTGAcagtttttttaatgggttcttttgggtttctttgtattgTGGCTGATTGTAAAGTTATACAACCTTagtgttgtataatgtatacatacttaggTAATAAATATAACTTGAACTTTGATTATACAAGAATTGTGTCTAACTCTAGCTAGATGACTCATTGAGTTCTGCACACCATAGTGGTCATCACATTTCAAGAAGGTTGTAACTATACTGTGCAAAGAAGAAATGTATTTGAATGTTGCTGGAGTGATTTTCTTGGAATGGAGGAGAGCCCTGATAGAGACGTATGAAATAGAGAAGGCAAGATAGGGTTAGTAAGAAGATCCTCAGTCCCTTAGTAGTGCATTCAGACACCATGGGGCATACGTGTAGAGTAATAGGTTTAGGTGAGGGAAACTCACTGCCTGGAAACCTAGATCACAGAAGCAGAGTACAAATTCGACCAGGGGTTCCCATGTTTTTTTGTGCCAGGGAGCCCAGGGGTTTGAaaaccccaagttgggaacccctgtattAGAAGGTGAAATGATGTTGGATTCAAATGATGCTGACATGATAGTGTTATAAACTTTCTGTAATTGATCAGGTGAGATGATGAAGGATAGGAGGAGTAGGTTGTGAAATATAAGCACCAGCTTACACCTATTGCATTAGTCAGCCTGTTTTGTAATATAAACATCGTAGTAATAAAGGCAAAGCAAGTGACTAACTAACCAGTGCAAGTTAACGATCATGCTGAATCCCATTGTCATCTACATTATCAAATACACTATAGTAAGAACCTAACTGCAGCATTAGATAAAGACACAGTAATACCTTTTCAGCTAGCTAGGGGACATATAATAAGAACCAGCCTTAACACAAGTATCACCCATGTCTACATCCCAAGACTAAATTTCAACATTAATTCTGGGAGTAGTGAAGTCAGACTGTGATAGAAGGGTACTGTGGGGGAGAAAGTTAAGATAGTAGACAGTGGTTGTGAATTCATAGGTCAACATGACAAACTGGCGTGTAtctaaatggaaaaagagagggaaCAGTCCAAAGCACTTAATTAAAGCCAAGTTCAAGAAGTTAAAGAGGGAACTGTCCCAGAAAAGGTGAAACAGAAAACTGACAGATGAAATTCTGGGAAAACAGAAGATTTTGTTTTCTGTCTGACATGAGATTGTTGGGATACAAACCAGACATCTATAAAACAAATACATGAATTGTTACAAAAATAGTAGtgcttggataactaaggaaatggaaaaataaagattaaaaaaagCATTGTGTATTTAAcagttcagtaatatttgagtagcattctatatatattgtttgataaagCATTCTCCTTCAATCAAGTAATTCACTATGGGGTATATGTAAAAATACGTTATTTGCATACGTCATCACAAAGACCATGTGATATGTGTGCACCTTGCTTAAACTCACTACTGTGGTTGGTAAATTACTGGAATTGTTAGCTTCTAACGATGGTAAATTCCCCAATCCTGGACTGGCTGTATTGGTTGACCTTGCTCCATATCACAGTTCCCATGTGACTCTGTGAAATAAGTAGCCATAATTTCCCCAGCTCACAATTTCTGtttgagtcatagaaaagtgcagcacagaaacaggtcctttaatTGGTCTCATCGACCTGcagcaggaccatagccctccatacccctaccatccatgtacctaaccaaacctctcttaaacattgacatcaagcttgcatgcaccacttcctctggcagctcattctacatgatcacaaccgtctgagtgaagaagtttcccctcatgttccctttaaacttttcacctttcacccttagccatGACGTCAAGTTGTAGTCCCACTTAGTTGTGGCTTAAGTAGTAAGTAAGTTCCTATTTATTTTACATTTGCACAAGATCTGAGAGTAATGCTGGAGAGATGCTAGAGAAAAAAAGAACCCTTACTCTCAGGTCCACTGTTGTAAATAGATTGACATGCCATGTGAGGGTATTTAAAACTACAGtggataggtttaaggtgaagagGAGGTTTAATGGAGCTCTGAGGGGCAAATtattcacacaaagagtggttaGGATCTGGATTGAGGTGCCAGAAGAGGCAGTGGAGGCAGGAACTGTGTCAATATTGCCTCCTAGGCAACTGGTATTGGATTGAGAAAGGCACAGAAggatatggaattaatgcaggtAACTAAAGGTTCAGAAAGGTAAAAAGGTTTAAATgttcatttattatctaagtatgtgtgcagtatacaactctgatattcttctccagatagccacgaaacaaagaaaaatcacggaagtcagttcagagagaaacagcaaacccaGCACCCCGCACCAAAAAAGAACGGCAACACGATCATCAACACCCCCAACGCCCCCCACACAAAATGCAATCAGACCCTgaatccccctctccccacacataaAAACCTAACAAAACAACAtgtacatcaacccccaaatctcccttcctcctaaaaaaatgagaaagaacaGGTGAAAATACAGAACATAAAAAGTAGGATTATTATAGATAGGTAATATGGTCAGCATAGACACAGTGGGCCCATGTCCATGTTCTACAGTTCTATAACCATGACTAATTCCTTAATCAGAGGCATGAAGTGAACCTTGCTGACGTCCTCAAATTTGTCTTCGAAAACTAAGCAAAGGCACTCAAACTGTGGATCTGTGTCATTCCTATATTCTTCATCAGTTTTTAAACAATTCTCTCTCATCAATTCCATTTCTCGTTTACAATGACAACGTGAAGTGATTTAATTCCTTTTATAAGTAAAATGCCCTACAGGTCCTTTTAGAGGATTAATTTTTAAAAGTGGACCAAGCCAAAGAATGAAATATTAGGATGATGACAAATGCTCAATAGTATAGATACATTTTAAGGgaaatgagaaagagagaaagggaagtgCAGAAGGTGCAGAAGTTTAGAGAAGGAATGCTAGAATGGGATACCTAGCCAATGGAAGATATAGTAAATCAAAGAATGCACAGGTTTCAATTTGAAAAACAAACAGTTTTGGAATGTTGTAACTCGGGGTGGGCTGTGGGAATAGAGGGATTAATCAAATAAAGTATGTTAGTATACAAATGAACCCTTTAAACTTGTGGAATGAGAATCAGTTCCTTTTTAAAATTATCTTTGTGACCAAACATTTTCTCTTTCTATCTTTTAGAGGTTAACCCTGACTTTGATTTCCTCAGGATATTCTGCTGGCTATCTGCTGGATTGTTATTGCTTTAATTATGAATATATTGTAtgagttatgttttgtaacttcaaaacattaaactaattcaaaggaagacataggAGGAACACTGGAGAAACACATGGGAACGGTGATATGGAGAAAGGACATTCAACTCAACCAGTCCAGGATTGGGCAATTTATGGTTGCTGAAGGCCAACAATTTCAATAATTTACCAACcacacagtggttagcacaatgctttacagtacaggcagcccgggtgatgcaccatcaataactctctgagacgtgaggcgagatatcggcttttattgactggaagaaagaacaagcagcaattgaccaccatactacatcgtggaaactgagaggcagggctcaggccacaatcgcctttatactggggtctgtgagaggagccacggtcagtgggaggagccacaggagcagtcagcaggggtgggagcgtgtccagacaggtatatgcagttcaccacactgggttcaattcccgctgcggCCTGTCAGGAGCTTGTACGTGCTCCCTATGACCCTGTGGGtgtccttcaggtgctctggctGCCTCcgcaatccaaagacgtaccagttggtaggttaattggtcattgcaaattgtcctgtgattagactagagtTAAAATGACGATTGCTGGGCGACACACGTCACGAAGGACCAGGAAGGCCTATTCCATTCTATATCCCAATAAATTTATTTTTCCCTTCATTTTCATCTAATCATGAATATAGAAGTAAATAAGAATATACTTCACAATTGATCAATTGTTCTGTCAGAATCGGAAATACATTGTAAGAACCATCTGTTTTTCTAGACTCCTTTAGAAAGGAGCATATTATCCAGctagtttttttttccactgagaaatGGACATAATACATATAATTCAGTGTTTACATTTATGAGATtggcacatttgactgtttttgTAAACTTAGATATTTCAGTTACTTCCATATGTTTATCCCTTCAAGCTTCAGGAAGCTTTTGGGAATTTCCATTCCAACAGCCTGGAACATTATTTTATTGTTATTAGCTTACACTGGGGAGAAaacacaatatttaatattagagGAATAATTCTTTCCATTTGTTAGCAAGAGGATTTTCAGTGAAATGATCCTTATCCAGCTAATATAGATATTGAAGCATTTTTAAGGCAACTTCTTATAGAAAGTTAACTACTCAGATTTTCtctgcttggtatggcaactactctgcCCAGCTCTGCCTGAAATTATAGAGCGTTGTGAACTCCGCCTGTCATGAAAACAGGCCTTCCTTCCATTGACTCTTCCCAAGCCTTCATAATAAAGGGAGCTAATCTGCCCCAAAAATTGCTGGCTAACTTCGTGATAGATAGTGTACTGACGTACAGAATGACAGTGTGGTACTCTAGCTGCAGTAAGACAGGTCGCAAAGCTCTCCAACGGGTGGATAGGGCAGATCAGCACATCACTGGAGTCAACTAACAGACCTGGAGACAATCTacaacatcattaaagacccatcccatcTCAAACACTGTTCAAACTCCTTTCACCTgctaggagatacagaaacatcttagcCTAGAGAGTAAAagtgaaaaacagcttcttcctgaggACTGTTGTGCAGCTGCATAATGCTACACCCCGCCTTGCCAATGGCCTTTGAAAGTTATAGACTTTCAAAATCACTTCTGCATGTAAATATGggacttcaagattcaagatacaaaaactttattgtcattccaaccatacataAGCTCtgagggcagaatgagacagcgttttccaggggcaagtgcaatcataacataacaaacgctaaaaatagtaaacacaacaataaatagtaaaacacaaaagccacatgtcggttaaaaacaagttatatgtgtccagtgcaagttaaaagtgtccaaagcagagtcaggtagagcagctatttatcagtctgactgcctgtgggaggaaactgtttagtagccttgtggtttttgttttgatgctcctgtaacgtttggctgatggcagaagaacaaacagtttatggagagtttatgaggggtctttaatgatgtaccatgtcctctggaggcatcgactctgaaagaggtcttggacagaaggtagggagaccccaatatccttctctgctcccctaaccaccctctgcaaggcttttgtatcagcagcactgcagctggagtaccaggttgtgatgcaaaaggtcagcacactctcaaccacgcctctgtagaatgtagttaagatgttagtggggagtgatgcttgtttaagtttcctcagaaagtgcaatctgtgctgggcccgtttcacaatcccagtggtgttcctggaccaggtaaGATTGTCCGAGATCAATAAAGCTATATTGCATGGATTGTAAACATCTGTTTTGCACAGATTGGAGTAGCATCGCAATTTCATTGTCttaagcaatgacaataaagttatattctaaagtaaatgtattatcaaagtatgtatatcttaccatatactaccctgagatccattttcttgccaGCATTTACGTGAAACATAAAGAATCTATGACAAACCATACATTAatacagactgacaaacaatcaatgtgcactagaagacaaactgtgcaaataaaaaaaaatgtaacaatgagaacaggaattataaagaatccttaaaagtgagtctgtcTGTAGGTTATAGAATCCGTTCAGATtttgggtgagtgatggtcccaCGCTGGtttagaagcctgatggttgaaaggaataactgttcctgaactgagtggtgtgggtcctaaggcgtCTGAGTCCCCTACCTGATGATAgctgtgagaagacagcatggcctggattgtggagatctttgatggatgttgctttcttgtggcaatgttCTTTATAAATGTACTCAATGGCAGGGAGGGTTTTGCTTGAGATGGACTGAGGGGTATCCATCATTTAGttgtttccattcctgggcattggtgtatTAGTctcaggccgtgatgcaaccggttaggatgctctctactgtgcatctatagatgtttgtcaaagtttttgttgacatgccaaatctatgatAATTTCTTAAAATTTCTCCCAGGGTAGATTCTCtgatatagaaacataggaaacctacaggtTGTGCTgaaaatgtccctaccttagaaattactatgcttatctctattttactaagctccatgtacctatctaaaagcctcttaaaagaccctgtcatatctgcctccaccactgttgctggcagcccattccacacattcaccactctctgagtaaaaaacttacccctgacatctcctctgtgcctactccccagcaccttaaacctatgtcctcttgtggcaaccctttcagccctgggaaaaatcctctgattatccacatgatcaatgcctctcatcatcttgtacacctctatcaggtcacctctcatcctcctttgttccaaggagaaaaggtcgagttcactcaacctattctcataaggcatgctccccaatccaggcaacatccttgtaactctcctctgcactctttctatggcttctacatccttcctgtagtgaggcgaccagaactgagcacagtactccaagtggggtctgaccagggtcctatatagctgcaacattacctctcggctcctaaattcaattccacgatatGTTGTTGTCCAGGGATTTAAAGCTACTGGCTCTCTTCACTTCCAATCCCCTAATGAAGAATAGCTCAAAGACCTTGGAAGGCAAATTAGAGCGCATCCAGATCACTTCAGAGCCAGGCCTCTCAGACCAGTCATTCgcccttcttcctcccttccattGACCAGAAGATTAAAAAATTTGAGAACACATATGacagttcaaggacagcttctatcctgccaTTGTAAGAGCCTTGAATGAACAATGAAAATGAACCCTTGATCTCTCAATCTGCTTCATTGTAACCTTGCACCTTTTTGTCTATCTATCCCTATCTATACATTCTCCATaaatgtaacactatattctgtaaTTTGATCCCATTTTTCAATTGCACTACATCAAAATACTGATCTATACCGTGATTGGTCTAACCCTTCTGGAACTTCTTgaagatgtaactatgaaaatggacaagggagagccagtggatgtagcgtacctggactttcagaaagcctttgataaggttccacataggagattagtgggcaaaattagagcacctGGTACTGGGGCTaatgtactgacatggatagaaaattggttggcagacaggaaaataagagtagggattaacaggtccttttcagaaaggcaggcagtgactagtagggtaccgcaaggctcagtgctgggaccgcagctatttacaatatacattaatgacggGATtataagtaacattagcaaatttgcagatgacacaaagctgggtggcagtgtgaaatgtgaggaggatgttatgagaatgcagggtgacttggacaggttgggtgagtgggcagatgcagtttaatgtgaataaatgtgaggttatccactttggtggcaagaacaggaaggcagattactatctggatggtgtcaagttatgaaaaggggaagcacaacaagatctaggtatccttgttcatcagtcactgaaagtaagcatgtaggtacagcaggcagtgaagaaatggcatgttggccttcataacaaggggagttgagtataggagcaaagaggtccttctgcagtcgtacagggccctggtgagaccacacctggagtattgtgttcagttttggtctccaaatttgagtaaggacattcttgctattgagggagtgcagcataggttcacgaggttaattcccaggatggcgggactgtcatatgttgaaagattggagcgactgggcttgtatacactggaatttagaaggatgagaggggatctgattgaaacatataagattattaagggattggacatgctagaggtaggaaacatgttcctgatgttgggggagtccagaaccagaggccacagtttaagaataaggggtaggccatttagaacggagttgaggaaaaactttttcacccagagagttgtggatctgtggaatgctctgcctcagaaggcaatggaggccaattctctggatgctttcaagaaagagttagagctcttaaagatagcggattcaagggacatggggagaaggcaggaatggggtactgattgtggatgatcagccatgattacagtgaatggtggtgctggctcgaagggccgaatggcccactcctgcacctaatgtctattgtctattggtccGGGTCTAGAGGGTGTGGAAAACAAATTCTTATCCTGGCATCTCAGCACATGCATTACTTAATTATTTCCTACAAGTGTAAGTCAAGTTTAATAACTTGTGAGTGAACTGGAGcaggtgccatggtagcatagcagtttgcGCAATGCAATTACAATTTGGGGCATCAGAATTCGGCATTCAATCCTGGCATCTTGTGTAGGGGAAttttatgttctccccgtggaatgtgtgggtttcctccaggtgctctgacttcctcccaaagtccaaagacatatagTTAAGTTAATTAGtttttgtaaattgccctgtgacaattcagattaaattgggggttatcgggtcttgaagggccagaagggtatattccacactgtatatttaaataaacaaacaaataaataaatggaatcAAAACATTGAAGGAAACAGAAAGGAAGCCAATGTCAACCTTCTAACAGTGGGCCAAACTCGAAGTCCTCATTTCTGGTATTGATTCCTGAACAGGATATGTATGAGAAAAATACATTAAGATAGAATTAAgatatatagagtcatagagaagtacagcacacaaacaggccctttggcccatctagtccatgttgagctattcaaactgcctactcccattgacatgCACCCAGAACACAGCCCTCCGTACcccttccatccacgtacctatccaaacttcacttaaactttgaaatctagCTTGCATGCACCCCTTgccctggcagctcatcccacactctcacaccctctgagagaagaagacccctcatattcccctcaaacttttcacctttcatccttaacccacgtcctccagttgtagtcccacccaacctcagtggtaaaagcctatttgcatttaccctatctatacccctcgtaattttgtacacctttatcaaatctcccccaaATCTTctctgttccaaggaataaagtcataacctattcaatcttcccttatagcTCAGATCCTTCAGAGccggcaacatacttgtaaattatctctgtactctttcaaacttaattACATATTTCCTGGaggtagttgaccaaaactgcacacaatactccaaattaggcctcaccattgtCTTATAGCACTTCAATGTaacgtcccatctcctgtactcaatactttgacttatgaagggcAATGTGCCAAGAGCaccctttatgaccctatctacctgtgatgccattttcaatgaattatgggcctgtagccctagatctctctgttccacagcacTTTGATAATGTAATAACATATAATCACTTCTTTTCTCGGCTTATGCACAAAATGGCCTCCTGATTAATGTAAAATGGTAGGCAAGCAATAATAATTACCTTGGGGAGAGAAGGAGTAATCTTCAATAAGGATCATGACTGCGACTCAATAATGGGATCAAAGAGTAACTCATTCATTGAAACACAGGAGCTGTTTATTGCTTTCAGACTTTGGGTATACAGCTTAACCTGGGAATGTACATACCAGATAATTTCACTATACCCAATTTTCCAGAGATTACATACTGCCCTATTATTACATTCAGGTGCAAACTTCAAAGGGTCCATAATGtaaaaatgtcaacaaaagtGGGAACAAGTTCAGGTTTCTGCTTGATTTTGTGTATCTAATGTATTGTGCAGAAACAGCCTTTGGAAATGAATACAtagcagtttttttttcaaattctccTTTTTGCTGTTTCATTTTAATCCCTGTCATCTTGTTCATAAGCCCTTAAGATATATTTCATAATCTATGTCCATGaggcaaatctcagagttgtatactgcatacaaacTTCAATTATAAATGAAGCTTTGAACTTTTGGACCtttgatataggagcagaattagaccgttaggcccatggagtctgctccaccatttcatcatggctgatccatttccctctcagcctcaaactcctgccttctccccataacctttcatgccccaactaaacaagaacctattaacctctgccttaaatatacccactgacctggcctccatggctgcctgtggcaacaaattccacagattcacctctccagctaaagaaattcctcctcacctctattctaaagggacatccctctgttctgcgaTCTGACAAACAAGATAAGAcaatggtgaactacatatacctgtctggacacgcacccccccccccccccgctgactgctcctgtggctcctccctcaatctccaggatgctgtgtgatggtctcttgctgctgacagtgctttcttccagctaataagagcctatctcgactcacatctccgagagttattgatggtgcgacAAAGACATTCTATACTCTTAACCCACAgagaatgttgaaggaactcagtgagtcagggagCATCTACGGAGGAAAATAAACAGGCATGAATTCCCctgacgctgcctgacccactgaatccCTCCAATGGTGTTGATCCATACTTTCAGCATCTCCGGTCTCTCTTGTGACATGATACACTATTACCAGTTCACCGTTACAGTGTTTTCTTATGTCAGAAGAGACTCACCTGGCCACTATTAGCAAAGTCATCAGCAGTTAGAGATGGGTCAAGCCTCAGCGCCAGCCCGAAGTCACACAGTATGCATTCCTTCTTGTTGCTAACTAGTACATTCGTGCTCTTTATGTCTCTGTGAGAAATGGGAATCTTCGGGGTTCCACAGGCAGTATAATCACTATGGAGATGAGCAACACCATTCACCAGGGATCCTGTCATCACGTACATCTCTGGCCAAGTCAGAATGTGATTGGTCAGGAAGTCTTGCAGGTTTCCCATGCTGTGATAGGCTGTAATTAGCCAGTATTGCTTTTCAAttcctcttcccctctcttcAGCTGTAAGAAACTGCAGCACACTCTCATGTTTGAGGTCAACATCTGAAAAAATCTTTTTCTCAGTCCTCCACGATGCGTATTCTTCACAGGGGAAGATTTTCACTGCCACAGTCTCATATTGTCCTGAAGTGCTATGTTTGAGCTTTGCTCTCCACACTTCTGCAAATCTTCCTTTCCCAACCATGCTATCCAGTTCAATAGGCAACAGTTCAGTATTATGGTTGATATTGTTGGCACACGTCGCACTGATGTCAGAATGACCGTCATCAGTCTCCACGGAGCATTTTCCCTCATACTCGCCTGATTTTCCGTCGACAATCCTAGTTCGGTTTTGGTGTTCTACCTCTGGCCACTCTTTGGTCACTTTTCTTTGTTGTCGAGTACGAAACAGGTAGAATGCCATTGTTATCATGAAGGCAATAAGGATGGGTGGAAGAAGGCTCAATATGGCGACAGGAATGACTTCATTGCTTTGTGGTATGGGATAGTCTGGAAGAAAAATAGGTAGTCATGAAAATGAAGCACAATAACCTAGAAATTGGAATCTCCTATTTAGATGTACAAATGATGATTAAGATTATAAATGTGACAAagtttacagatgctggaaatccaaagcaacacacacgaaatgctggaggaactcaacaggtcaggcagcatctatggaaatgaatggaaatgacagttgacatttcaggctgagacccttcttcaggattgaaaaaggaggggaagataccagaataaaaaggtggggggaagggaaggaggataactggagggtgataggtgggtgcgaaagtcaagggctggagaggaaggaatctgattggagaagagagtggatcacaggagaaaaggaaggaggaagggtcccaatggaagtaacaggcaggtgagaagaattgCAAGGATAGAGTAGGGAATAAAGGAAGGGGGGGCTGGGATTTGTTTGtcagaagaagaaatcaatataCATGCTTTCAGGTTGGAAGTTAcgcagacggaatataaggtgttgctcctctaccctgagggtggcctcatcttggcacaagagaaggTAATGCACCGACAAgctgaaacaggaatgggaattggaattaaatacTGGGATACTGGGAAGTTCCGCTTGTGACAGATGTAgtagaggtgctcgacaaagcagtcccccaatttacgatggctctcaccaatgtagaggaggctgcatcaggagcattgAACACAATATACCAATTAATGATTAAGAGTTATTTTGAGCAAGTTTCATCCC
The sequence above is a segment of the Hypanus sabinus isolate sHypSab1 chromosome 4, sHypSab1.hap1, whole genome shotgun sequence genome. Coding sequences within it:
- the tgfbr2l gene encoding TGF-beta receptor type-2 isoform X2; its protein translation is MCHYPHLPVEDIIITTYNTTVCIMTEQPVGKGIVYVCGCTNEQECNDKLIFEAELNDYPIPQSNEVIPVAILSLLPPILIAFMITMAFYLFRTRQQRKVTKEWPEVEHQNRTRIVDGKSGEYEGKCSVETDDGHSDISATCANNINHNTELLPIELDSMVGKGRFAEVWRAKLKHSTSGQYETVAVKIFPCEEYASWRTEKKIFSDVDLKHESVLQFLTAEERGRGIEKQYWLITAYHSMGNLQDFLTNHILTWPEMYVMTGSLVNGVAHLHSDYTACGTPKIPISHRDIKSTNVLVSNKKECILCDFGLALRLDPSLTADDFANSGQVGTARYMAPEVLESRVNLEDLESFKQMDMYSMALVLWEMASRCEVIGEVKSYESPFSSKVREHPCVESMRDIVLRDRGRPEIPSSWLVHKGMHFLCDTIVECWDHDPEARLTAHCVAERINMMAQMNFEDVLNNNSATEARKGGSSEPLNLGSTAEHKNTQVVTDV